Sequence from the bacterium genome:
CGGGGCGCGGACGGCCGACGCCGCGGCGAGCGCGAAGCCGGTCGCGGCGGCGAGGCCATAGAGGCCGACCAATGTGAGAAGGAACGGCGTCATCGGGTGCGCCCCGCGGACCAAGATAGGGCCCCGCGGGAACGCGGTCCACGCCGGCGGCGCACGGGCCGACCGACGCGGACACGGCGCCCCGTTGACGTTCAACGTTCAAAGGCAAGGGGGCGCTAGGTTCGCGTCCGGAGGCAGGCGCGGAGGAGGCTCACGCGGGGCAACGAGCGTCGGGGCGCGCCAGCCTCCCCTACGCGGTCACGTGGTGGAGGGTGAGGCTGTTGCCTTCGGGGTCGAGCACGACGCTCATCCGGCAGACCGGCGTCGAGAACGGCTCGACGACGACCGGCACGCCGGACGCGCGCAGCCGCTCCGTCAGGGCGTCGACGTCGTCCACCTCGAACGCGATCTTGCCGCCGCGCTCCGCCGACGGACCGAGGTCGGGAATCATGTCCGAGATGGCGAAGACGCCTCCCGCCAGCTCGAACTCGATCCAGTGGCCGCCGAAGTCGCTGGAAACGGCCAGCCCCAGCGTCCCTTCGTAGAAGGCGCGGGCCCGGGCCACGTCCTTGACCGGGTACAGGGTGAAGGCGATTCGTTCGATCATGCGGCGACTTTCGCCCAACTCCCCCGCCGCCGTCAATCGCCGCCCCGCGAAATTTTCCTTGCGCTCGT
This genomic interval carries:
- a CDS encoding VOC family protein, encoding MIERIAFTLYPVKDVARARAFYEGTLGLAVSSDFGGHWIEFELAGGVFAISDMIPDLGPSAERGGKIAFEVDDVDALTERLRASGVPVVVEPFSTPVCRMSVVLDPEGNSLTLHHVTA